The Astyanax mexicanus isolate ESR-SI-001 chromosome 8, AstMex3_surface, whole genome shotgun sequence sequence ccgacggacagttgatgtgcacattgaattctgccgtgatttgggcaaatgtggttttatgttttttggatacaatccgggttagcacccgaacatccctttcagacagcttcctcttacagcgtccacagttaatcctgttggatgtggttggtccttcttggtggtatgctgacattatcctggataccgtggctctcgaTGCATCACAAAGATGAAACCCTGTAGAATCTAGAAAGCCTATTTTGCACAAGTAGAAACGTCCTTGAAGCTGAACccaacaaatcaattaatatttgtattCGTGTCAGTTAAGCCGCATTAGACTGCAGCACTGGACTGGAAACTTTTCTCAATGACGGAAATCCTTTCTTCCCGAACTTTTTGGTGAGTACCACCGTGTGCATGTGGAACAGTCAATAGTGGCTGCTCATGCTGCGCCACTGCGAGACTTTTGTGAGACCCTGTGAGCCCTTGGCCAAGTTGGATGCTCTGACCTTCGCTGATGCTGGAGTGTAAAGAGCTCTGCCCTGTATGTACAGGCTCCATAGTCTGTACTCTTCCAGATTCCACAATCCGGACGCTTCCCGAACCGACCTCGGAATGTCCTAGGAGCACCTGTGGCCCACTGCCCTCAACAATTGCAGCTCCTCTGACTGGCTTCTTCTCCAGCAGCACCTTGGTTTGGGTTTGATTTAGCTTCCCCAGTGTGGATGCTCCCTGAACTAGGCTCCCTCCTCTTTGGTCCACCAGCACCACGTTCTCCTGCATGCCAAGGACTGGTCCGGATGCAACCAGCAGAGTGGCTTGAGGCTTGGGGTCCACCAGGTAGACTGGAGTGGAGGTGTAATACACCGCTGGCTGTTGGATCAGCAGGGTTTGGCTGGGCACTGTATGGGTCAACACACCTGCTGTAGATACTGCTGTTGATGCTGTGCCGCTCTGGCGATAATCCATGGAGGTCATATGAGTGCTGGAGGATGATGCAGAAGctgaaactgaagcagaagcagaagctgAGGTGGACGAAGAGCTGCCCACCTCAGTGCGTAAACCACCCTTGCTACCTTCTTCCCTCACATTTAGGTGAACCCTTGCTGGGGCTGGTTCAGGTGCAGGTGGCTTTTTGACCGAGCTGACCTCAATATCGATGGCCGAGCCCCGGCAAAGCTCGGCCAGCGCCCTGAACTGTGGCCCGAGGTCGTTGAGGAACGCCAAGTCGTCTCCGTCATGCAGCTCGGCGCAGATGTCATCCAGTGGACCCGCGTTACCGCCTTCCCCTTCAAAGTCGAAGACCAGCAGGCTTTCGCCGGCAGCCTGGTGCTCCGCCATGAAGTTCGACTTCTGTAAAAACACACAGAGGGCATCAGAAAGAGTGAGCTTCATGTGTTCGAgaccaaataaaacaaaatcaaaactgtCAATGTACAGCAAAGTAGAACTAGCTCACCATAACACCTTTAAGTAAGGAATGCATCTAAATTAATAGCTTAACAAAAATCcagttgatatatttttttatcaacaaAGAACATTTACACTACTACTCATAGTATGAATCTTTCCCAATactgctattctagtcatacatttacctcagaagtgctactgTATTCAAGTCATGTGAGTCATGTacaatttacacagagaaaaggCAGAGAGTATATTGGTAAACCAACATTTTCTAAATCTAATTGACCTCAGCCGTTTTTACtattctagtcctgtacagctcgcaTGTTTCAAGCAGGAAACAAGCAGTTGTTAAAAATAGTAAAGTTGAAATTGTATAAGTTTGTGAAGGTGGTATACTGATATCAAgcatgataagtgatgctgaacacttaattttacttcatttatgaGTGTAGAGTGtgaaaatgaaactaaaattgctgtttgCCAGCTCTGccagctctctcccacacttccTGCACTGTGTACAGCAGCCACAGTTGCCGTGATTGctcttaataaattaataaactagtcattatacagaataaattaatattcactctttcactattccatgAACCCTTAGGTTTAGGGGAATATAATGGACAGATATGTACATATTTCTTGTGTTTTACTTTCCCCTGAGCTCAATGCAATGTTTTGTGGCccacacaaatacaaaatacaaataaacactacTGTTGAATGAATTGATATGTTTGAACTGCCTCTTGAATTAGTATTTTATTGTGAACTACCCTGTTTTCAACATTTGGCCATGATGGGTAAAACGTATGCAAGAAGCTGTGTCTTTCATGCAACACATTTGACCTAAATATAATACTTTATTATTTGTTCAGCaaataactttaactttaaatattCTCAAACATTTTTGTACCATTTTTATTGATATATGATGTAAATTGCTCACACAGTGTAAAAGGAAGGCAGCTGTCATTTGCAAATGTACTAACCTTTGAATAGTAGTCACCCAAGAACGCTTCAGACAGTGCGATGCCTTCAAACGCTCCCATTCCCCCACGTCCAGCGTGACCTCCGGTTACAAACATGGAATTGTAGTTGCCGTTGAAGTCATTGAAATGCTCGTTGAAGTGCCAATCTTCTCTGGTGTTCATCATGCCATCTTCTCTTCCTCCGCCCCATCCTCCAGCTCCCCAGTGCCCTTTCTCTCCCAGGCCTTCCACGTGCCCCGTTTTGATCCCAGCGTCCAGCTCTGTGGGGACCTGCAACAGTGGGATGTCCTGTTGGAGAACAGCGAAAGAGAGATATGGGTCAATCACTGGAATACTGCACTGAGATTTAGCATTTCTTTTTAggacaaaacaataataaaatcaaatcgtgcttgatatttatttattttatattatttatttcattttttccccatttcgTTTCCTAATtctgctcagccaattacccaacccactcatgagGACCCCTATCACtcgtaatgccccaacacaccaggagggtgaagactaacacatgcttcctccgaaacatgtgaagtcagactccgccttattttgaactgctgctgatgtagcattgccgagaagcatcacagtgctctcacaggaaagtgcagtgactcagttcagatacatcagctcacagaagccctgtACTGACATCTGACAttcagtgatgtggggagagatagCGCCATCTagccacctggagggagcagggccaattgtgctccctctgagtgccggcagcttgatggcaaagctgcatgagtgggggttcgaacctgcgacctcccgctcatagtgccaGTGTTTTAGACCACTCCACACTCCTGTGCTTGATATTTTTGCTTTGAATTTGTTAAATCATTCACTTGTTTATTAAAACAAGTCTTTTTCTCATTGTTTTCTATTTTAATACCTTTTCAAATCACCCCAATTTGGAAGACCAATTATCCCACACACTCAGCTTCACACTGCCAGTCACATCATAATAaatgccctattttagtgatctatagtgcaacAGTCAATTGTGTATCACACAGTTAGGTTTAGGACGTGTCGGTGGCAtcgtctttggtatcgtgagggggCAAAAAATatgctcgaaatgtgcaaaaggcatgaactaattttttttattgttgtggtAAAAGTTGGTGTGTGAGCTGAGTAGTGGCTGAAGCAACTTCTTTACTCCTGTCTGCGTCTTCCCCAAAAAACTTCCACAGGACTCCgtgtaaaatgaacaaaaacaactgcTGTTTATTCCAGGCTGTACAAgtgatgaaaacaaacaaaactaaaacttttaaacCATAGTTGTTCCAAACACGTGATGCAATACTGTACTAAAACGCAAACACGGTAAGAAAACTGTGTTGTTACTAGCATCCAAAAACGCAGCTCACTCAGCACTGCCCAAAACACGTCCAGGCAGAGCACCAGTGCCGTCTCTCTTAAAGCGACAGTAcacctattttctgcatattaacaaaTGGTGTAAATGTAAACAATTTGGGTCTTATAAACAGTACAAAAGCACTTACGATAACTTATTACTGTTTAACtgcaatatacacatatatacatttcttatCTAGAAATGCAAATCGtagtcttaatgttttggctcctacagttgggtttgtgctctgcagtgcgtctgtgtgtggacgattgactgttgtctaggttcatttcagtcagtggtgcacctgtgattTCCGGCGTCAAAAATTTACCATgctgaagcagcatgacctgcgATTCAAACTGCAGCCCTACTAAAAGCtcatgtttcttcatagttttaaaGAACAATGACTTGTATAACCTGGTATTTAGCTCTGCATACTGTACCTTATCCTCTCCCTGGCCCTCGGTGCGGTAGGTGATGAGGTGTTGGGTTTGTTCAGTGGGGAAAGCTTTGAATCCGGCAGCAGCTGCAGCTCCTCCACACACGCAGAACAGCAGGAGCAGAGGAATCACTGCAAGAACATACAATGATTTTTATAACTTTTCCCTTTTATCATTCATTATTACAAGTTGCCACAAGACACAGGGACTGTAGTTGCACTCACACAGCAGAAGCAACAGTCCCAGCAGCATGACCAGAACTCCAGCTGCTCCGAACACCACCTCTGATCCACGTCTCTTCGGCAGACACACCTTGTCACCGTTACAGGTGCACACCGTTACGTGAACAAACTGTTCACCACAGACCTTCCCCTGCTGGTCCTCCACCTCCAGACCCACGGTGTAATGCCCGGGCCACAGCATCTCCTGAGAGCGCAGAATGGCTGTCGTTTCTGGAAAATAGAACAATGGGATTTGTTAATCATGAGCTAAACAACAACATATTCCAACGTATAATTTCAAAAATTAAAActcaaattattaaatattacatcaaaaagtttctgattcagtttctctgattttgctgtttttaggtatatgtttgattaaaatgaacattgctgttttattctataaactatttctcccaaataaaaatataataattttaagcatttatttgcagaaaatgaaacatttgtattcataaagttttaagagttcagataccaatatttggtggaataaccatttttttaatcacagttttcgtgcatcttggcatgttctcctccaccagtcttacacactgcttttggataactttatgcctttactcctggtgcaaaaattcaagcagttcagtttggtttgatggctgtgatcaggTTTTCAAGGTTTGGTATatattagtactctttatcatgttttacaacacccaaagtcaattttaaatcggagttctcctttaataaaataaatagaaaattctaAGTAAGGCCGAATAAGAtcattatattcatattttaagacaatttctatcagaaaacaatatatacaattatttattgtcTTGAAATGAGATCATTtgtcttgatttatttttttgccgtTTATAAATATGCACAACTGGGTCTGGACTCTTATGGGTTAATGTATAAGTTTGTCAGAGTTTAAAGCGATACGTCACCATTGAGGCGCTCCACAGTCCACTTCCCCTTCTTGCTCTGGAAGAACAGTCTGAAGAGGAAAGGCTCTGCATTGGGGAACTCGTCCACGTCTGTAGCTGTGACGTACACAACGCTGTCTCCCAAACACATGGTCTGAGCAGAGCTGGTCAGGATTGGACAGTGGTCGTTAAAATCCTCCACCTGAATTGCGATGGTTCCTGTCGCAGTTTTGATTGGATAATCTACAGAAAATGTGAAGAAGGAGTTACAAAATTAGCAAAATAATGaatcatgaataataaaaaaaacacaaaactgtaCATAATTGCACATTTTAACATAAATCCACAGTATCATAACTGATGCTATAACATCCCTGACCAGTATGACTTGCCTAATTACACTACTAGTCTGAGAATAATCAGTTTGTATACCAGTATATAGGGTCTGTTATAGGATAAGATGACCAGAATCAGCTGGTTCAGAAACAGTTTCTTCCCCCAGGCCAACAGATTGCTGAACAGTGAACACTGTAGCAGAGTTCAGTACACAGTACACTAAAGcctttacacatatacacatttataacttgcaGAAAAACTACACACCTCATTTTAACTTTAGAAACTAATAAATAATAGCTTAATAAATTGATAAATAATAGCACGGCCAGTATCGACCAATTGTAGTGGTGCAGCCAGAGTTGCCTGGTCCTTTACTCGCatataataaatacagctctggaaaaaaaattaaaagactcttttagtttctgattcagtctcttagattttgctatgtataggtatatgtttgagtaaaatgaacattgttgttttattctataaactacagacaacatttctcccaaattccaaataaaaataatatcagaatttatttgcagaaaattagaaatggctgaaataaaaaaagaaaacaaattcatattcataaagttttaggagttcagaaatcaatatttggtggaataaccctggtgtttaatcacagttttcatgcatcttggcatcatgttctcctccaccagtcttacacactactttatgcctttactcctggtgcaagcagttcagtttggtttgtgatcatccatcttcctcttggttttatttcagaggttttcagtttggtcaaatcaaagaaacatagacaaaactctcttatttttttccagagctgtatgtcagcattaatcaataaaatagaattccaatatcattgtgcatccctactaCGTTTTTCATTCACCTGTACATCTACTGTTCTGATGTATTGTGATTTAACAATAAAACTGATTTGATTGAATGAGCTAACTAACTTACCGTTAGTAATGCAGAGGATTTTGGCGTAATATGTTCCATTAATGAGGAATGTAGATTCCCGATCCGGGACTTTGTTGAGTCTGATATTTGCAGTTTTCTCGTCAATGATTAACCAGTTGTCAGCATCTTCTCCTTTCACATATCTACAATGATACAATAACAATTACAACATTTAAATCCAATGGCAATACTGAATGCActgtaaatggaccaatagaaatgcttatataaaatagttatagttatagttatagaaaTAGttattcaatatcaatattttgaaagctttatttttttgttcattttgctatttactgaATTTACTGTTAATTGTTTGCACTAAATTTACTGCACTTTAGTTTTTGGTAGATtgttttgttacattactttatttttactttactttttttttaattgttaaatattcACATTATTATTCTTTTAGACAAATTCAGGGTCTTGCTAAGTTACTGTTTATGACAGAGACAAacatttcatgatatttttttcCTACCTAATGTATAAAACTcttttatttatactaaataaaacttttatatttaataGTTATATATTCTTGAACATGAAAATGGAAAgtgaatgtcccatccatctgcacccactatcagacctcacgcCACCTCCCACAATTCACaacgccttgccatgagcacattggtcactcacaagataacacctcacaacctacacAGCTATTATATGGGAATTTGTAAATACAGAGACAGTCAGAGCAGACCCACCTGACGTTAGTAGCAGCTGTGAGCGTATCGCTGTCGATAGCTGTGTAGGTGGCTATGACTTTCTTCAGGTCGATGATGGTCTTGTCTTCAGACAGTGAGATGACTTTAACGGAGGGCTGGAAGCGAGGGCCCTCGGGCACGTTGATCACTTTGATCTTGATGGGGTAGGTCTGCGGCTGTTTGATCACCACCGAGGAGTGATATGCTGCTTTGTTGGAGACGGTCACTTGCAGGTTTATCTCTTTCATCTCCTCATAGTCCACTTCCTTTGATATAAAGACCAAGAAATACAAGATagacagagaatcctttttttatatatatatatatttttttccaatttagcTAAGCCAGCTGAATagcccccatcactggtgatgccacaacacaagaagggtggaaacttagccaccgcctctttttcaactgctgctgatgcagtattaccgaatagcatcacagcacactcggatacagcagctcacagatgccttgtgctgatcgacatcaccctagaagtgatgaggggaataagcaccatctatccacccagagagagcaagcccaattgtgctccctcagggctccggcagctgatggcaagctgcatgaccgggatttgaaccagcaatctcttgatcatcctggcagtgctttagaccactgaaccacTTGGCACCCAGTAACAAAGAATACTGAACAAAGGCAAATTAAAACATTATATCATCATTACCCTTCTATGTTCAGCCATGTTTGTTAAGTTTTTGTGAACATTCACCTGTAATTCACTTTTTTCACAGAACCTAGTTATGTTTCATTCAGCGatgtaaacatgttttttacattatctcataaaagtacacatttttataaatattaattctGAAATATTTCTTTTCATGTGACAATACTGAAGATATGACCctttttatacaatataaagtagcccgtgtacagcttgtataacagtgtaaatttgctgtgccctctaAACaattcaacacacagccattaatgtctaaactgctgtCAAACGAAACAAACAAAAGTGAAAATGACCAAATggtgcccaaagtgtcaatattttgaatggccaccattattttccagcactaccTGAACTCTCTTGGGCATgaagttcactagagcttcacaagTTGCCAGTGGAagttgaggatgccccacagatgctcaatagggtgTTCACCGACTCCTTTACATTgtattgtatcaaagtgtcatatcttcagtaaTGTCCcatgaaaaatatgataaaatatttacaaaaatgtaagggGTTTACTCactttgtgagatactgtatattgtccttataaatatgaattaaatctcataactaactttcACTGTCAAATTGATCGCACAATTagctgtgattaattgtgattaatttatgagttatgaaTAGATAAAGAGACACATAAGGTTACCTTATTGAGGATGATGATGCCCTCGTTAGTCTCGTTGTCGGTGGTGATGGTGAAGTAACCGGCCTCGTTTCCGGAGACGATGGTGTACACAGCTCTCCAGTTATCTGTGTGGATCTGATCACGGTCAAAAGACCGGATCCGGATCACTTCCACGCtcttaatgttctcctccacactgCCCTCGTACTGCAATCaccacaaacacataaacacaggGTCACCACGGGGTTTCAACTATCAATAGAGATCTGTTACAAGTGgaacagttttattattattttttaataattctgtATTATTCaaattatactgtatatgtttccGGCAATGAACAAAGAAGAAATGAATAATTTTTTGAAGTTATAGAATATTAGGTACCAGAATCATATTCAAGATACATTTATAGGACATCAATATATTTCAGAATTGAGTCAAACTTAATAGGGTATTTTTTTTCAGAACCTACAATtctgtgatcaataacccagtgctctaatCACAAAGCCAGCACTGCCTCtttaagagccactaaacccttaaccatatttttcttttcataaatagattaaatgtgtttctttgaagtaataaaacatagaagtaaaaaatcttttattgcttttttgtggtaatttctgccttccgcagcgccctctcaggttcaactgtgctataggcgtggatgatgtgtctgtgtactttggttgcagatacatcacaatatgcaaatcagtcaatcaaaaacATCACCGTCCAACTTCATCTGCacctcactgctatcagaggcacaagGCTTAGCCCAATTATCTCTCCTGTCTGccacacccctaaacccatacatcacccagtgcctcccccaaactacccctccaattcttaagcatttttcaaatttgtatCTACTTCTTTTCAAATGTGTATTTTTCAAATACTCAGTATGCGCTATTAGGGTAAATacggtattttttttaaatgcatgtacCATTGTGGTTTACGGGTATCACAATGGTAACTGTTGTCTTGTTTGTTCCCCCCTTTTCCCCATCActttctctcttgtctctctttcccttttgCTGCAGAGTGACGCTTGTTTTGATTCTTTTTATTcgttatattttgtatttctcTGATTTTCTGGCTTTAACATCTAATTTTAACTCATGAACTCAAGATTTTACTGCTTAATTAACACTCTACAGGCTGTATTAACTACCTCAGGGGGGCGCTATATGACACCTGCTGGAACAAAATATAAGTTGCACAGCTGTCTGCtcaggttaaataaaaaaaaaacaaataaatctgtATTAATAAGGTCCAAATATGGGATGCGATGAGAAATGTACAGTATTATTTTGTGAACAGTTTAAACACCCACAGAatccatatacagtacaggccaaaagtttggacacaccttctctttttcaatgcgttttctttattttcatgtttatttacattatagattctcactgaagcatcaaaactataaatgaacacatgtggagttttatgtatttaacaaaaaaatgagctggcctccacagtcaccggacctgaacccaatccagatggtttggggtgagctggagcacagagtgaagaaggcaaaggagcaacaagcgctaataaacacctctgggaactccttccttccttcaagactgttggaaaacttttcatttcaggtgaccacctctttgagaagctcattgagagaatgaagccaagagtgtgcaaagcagtaatcagagcaaagggtggctattttgaagaaactagaatatacatttttagttatttcacctttttttgttgagtacataaaactctacatagttttgatgccttcagtgagaagctacaatgtaaatagtcatgaaaataaagaaacgtttggcctgtactgtgggAAAAGAGTACAACTTACAGAGTTCTTCTCCAAAGTGGGGACGTTATCGTTGACATCCAGAACGTTGATGCTCACAGTTCCCGTCCCTGTGTTTCCCCCTGGTTGTCCGTTCATGTCTGAGCCTATGATTTTCAGAGTGTATGATTCCTGAACCTGTTCAAAAAGACAGTTCACAATCAATAAATTTAATTCTGGCTTTATCTACTGTTAGATACATCCGCCAGAGGCTGGAGACAGACGTTCTCACCTCTCTGTCCAGACTACTCCTACTGACGAAGATCTTGCCGGACCCTCGGTCGATGTAGAACAGGTTCCCGGCTGGACTCTGCTCAACGATGCTGTAGGCGATCTGTGAGTGCGGTGTGTTTGGCTTATCTGCATCAGTCGCTGTGATGTTAATGATGTAGGTACCtgcaaaatttgattaaaaagttattttttgcaCAATTTTACTTTCTAATTCAGTTAGTTCTGttttaaaatagtgtttttacttttaaccttttttttcttctattctttAATGTtattcctctttttcttgtttggACGGACatacattttttcagtttttaagaaCTAATGGGCAAAAACACATACCTATCTAACTTTTTGGGATATTCTCTCTCAGGAAAGTCATTCTGACCTGCACtcatttatttgtcattttctTTTCATCCTTCATTTCTCCTATTGACTCCTATTCATTTTTAACCCCTAAATCCCAGTGTCCGTTTCTATCTGATGGCCATAAAGCTCTAGGTACTCCTTTAGGCCAGCCCACTAAGCTCTGTTCACAGTACCTAGAACCAGAAATAAATATAGTAAAGCAACCTTCAGCCATTATGCTGCAGTGAGCTGGAATAAACTCCCATAAACTGTGAGAAGTTCTGCTCAGACTGTAACCTCAAGTGTTAAATTTCCTCAACTTCAACTTCAAGTGTTAAATTTCATGtttgctattattatttatttattaaaaaaaacgttATTTCTCTCTATAAAGCACTTTGGGTCCTATTTTAATGCGGTTTAGGCGAGCTGTCACCGAGTAGCTTGTTTTAGGGCTTGTCAGAGTGTCTTTgttatcataacaacaggaaaagtacaccttgcatggtttaaaaaatgcacaaaaggcatgaacttgATGCCTTTTCATGATGCACCAAACTGTTTGTTAAAGAATCCTGATCTAATGTGCAAAAGTACACGCCTATATCACTTTTTTTgatattttggataatttcttATCTTGAcacctattctttttttttaa is a genomic window containing:
- the dsg2l gene encoding desmoglein-2 is translated as MKKLLVIGLGLILSAVTIILADPDGGGGEQTLRRQKREWIIPPRKLIENVDYTNQKYIAKIRSDEETRTTILYSLKGKGADEEPVGLFQVDRLQGLVTIHGILDRETTSSYHLLGVAKFQNGSYAEKDIDLRIEVQDQNDCSPVFNIQAVGSVYELSETGTYIINITATDADKPNTPHSQIAYSIVEQSPAGNLFYIDRGSGKIFVSRSSLDREVQESYTLKIIGSDMNGQPGGNTGTGTVSINVLDVNDNVPTLEKNSYEGSVEENIKSVEVIRIRSFDRDQIHTDNWRAVYTIVSGNEAGYFTITTDNETNEGIIILNKEVDYEEMKEINLQVTVSNKAAYHSSVVIKQPQTYPIKIKVINVPEGPRFQPSVKVISLSEDKTIIDLKKVIATYTAIDSDTLTAATNVRYVKGEDADNWLIIDEKTANIRLNKVPDRESTFLINGTYYAKILCITNDYPIKTATGTIAIQVEDFNDHCPILTSSAQTMCLGDSVVYVTATDVDEFPNAEPFLFRLFFQSKKGKWTVERLNETTAILRSQEMLWPGHYTVGLEVEDQQGKVCGEQFVHVTVCTCNGDKVCLPKRRGSEVVFGAAGVLVMLLGLLLLLLIPLLLLFCVCGGAAAAAGFKAFPTEQTQHLITYRTEGQGEDKDIPLLQVPTELDAGIKTGHVEGLGEKGHWGAGGWGGGREDGMMNTREDWHFNEHFNDFNGNYNSMFVTGGHAGRGGMGAFEGIALSEAFLGDYYSKKSNFMAEHQAAGESLLVFDFEGEGGNAGPLDDICAELHDGDDLAFLNDLGPQFRALAELCRGSAIDIEVSSVKKPPAPEPAPARVHLNVREEGSKGGLRTEVGSSSSTSASASASVSASASSSSTHMTSMDYRQSGTASTAVSTAGVLTHTVPSQTLLIQQPAVYYTSTPVYLVDPKPQATLLVASGPVLGMQENVVLVDQRGGSLVQGASTLGKLNQTQTKVLLEKKPVRGAAIVEGSGPQVLLGHSEVGSGSVRIVESGRVQTMEPVHTGQSSLHSSISEGQSIQLGQGLTGSHKSLAVAQHEQPLLTVPHAHGGTHQKVREERISVIEKSFQSSAAV